One Gossypium hirsutum isolate 1008001.06 chromosome A11, Gossypium_hirsutum_v2.1, whole genome shotgun sequence genomic window carries:
- the LOC107924826 gene encoding remorin 4.2 yields the protein MLALQSSVNNGENDPNHDQHHDHDDQDGERIRDIHALTPPHPPVVNARRRWETRSSRASSSSEVAPSENFTTISREFNALVLAGSSIENNDSDSVHTLNNNQLTRIGEDHELQEETNRLAIVPDNGPYDRESDQPRRVGSGGLETATTAAAASGGSSGGHGEVTVLRVKKEEVESKICAWQNAKIAKINNRFKREDAIINGWESEQVQKASSWMKKVERKLEEKRAKALEKMQNDVAKAHRKAEERRASAESKRGTKVAKILEIANLMRAVGRPPAKRSFF from the exons ATGTTAGCCCTTCAAAGCTCCGTCAACAATGGCGAAAACGATCCAAACCACGACCAACATCACGATCACGACGATCAAGACGGTGAACGTATCAGAGACATCCATGCTTTAACCCCACCACACCCTCCCGTCGTCAACGCCCGTCGTCGTTGGGAAACCAGAAGCAGCCGTGCATCGTCATCGAGCGAAGTAGCTCCGAGTGAAAACTTCACCACCATAAGCCGAGAATTCAATGCTCTGGTCCTCGCCGGATCTTCTATAGAAAACAACGATTCCGATTCCGTACATACTTTGAATAACAATCAGTTGACCAGGATCGGTGAAGATCATGAACTGCAAGAGGAAACTAACCGTTTAGCTATAGTACCCGATAATGGTCCGTACGATCGAGAAtcggatcagccaagaagggtaggGTCGGGTGGGTTAGAAACAGCGACGACTGCGGCGGCGGCGAGTGGTGGTAGTAGCGGCGGACATGGGGAAGTCACGGTGCTGAGAGTGAAGAAAGAGGAGGTGGAATCGAAAATATGTGCTTGGCAAAACGCGAAGATTGCAAAGATTAATAATAGGTTCAAGAGAGAAGATGCTATAATTAATGGGTGGGAAAGTGAACAAGTACAAAAGGCTAGTTCTTGGATGAAGAAAGTAGAG AGGAAGCTAGAGGAGAAAAGAGCAAAAGCCCTAGAAAAGATGCAAAACGACGTCGCAAAAGCACACAGAAAAGCAGAAGAAAGAAGGGCATCAGCTGAGTCCAAGAGAGGGACCAAAGTTGCAAAAATCCTTGAAATTGCCAATTTAATGAGAGCTGTTGGGAGACCACCTGCTAAACGGtccttcttttaa